Proteins encoded together in one Candidatus Xianfuyuplasma coldseepsis window:
- a CDS encoding glucoamylase family protein yields MKKITIIATLFIVLFLSACTKAEPLPECAANEVLQGEQCVRVYTEDEQRILQEMEASFNFFWELANTNEDSGGYGLINDRYPNNPNLSSIASVGFGLAAIPIGVEYGWITHEEGEERVIKTLETFENLDNYSGFFYHFLNKATGERAGTSEVSVIDTALFIAGAITAGEYFGGTAKTKADGLYAEIDWTWYIDPSNDQFYMGYRPESGFAGHWDFYAEQLILYVLGAGTPTEEYRIDKTVYDAFIRHNENYGDGEVFIHSWFGSLFTYQFSHAFVDFRNTEDADGVNWFENSIHATLANRNYAIDHNDEFSTFGENSWGMTASDGPSGYSGKYGAAPSGYNNASHLNDGTIPPAGALGSIVFTPEETIAAMNYFYTIEGLIGDYGFKDAYNFDIGTEVWIAEDSLGIDKGVTVLMLSNYLDETTWTYFMQSEYVQNGMERIEITPITAEE; encoded by the coding sequence ATGAAAAAAATTACAATAATAGCAACCCTCTTCATTGTCCTTTTCCTCAGTGCCTGCACCAAGGCTGAACCACTGCCAGAATGTGCGGCCAATGAGGTCTTACAAGGAGAACAATGTGTTCGGGTATATACCGAAGACGAGCAACGAATATTACAAGAAATGGAAGCGAGTTTTAATTTCTTTTGGGAACTTGCGAACACCAATGAAGACAGTGGTGGATATGGTTTAATTAACGACCGTTATCCCAACAATCCCAATTTATCCAGTATCGCTAGTGTTGGTTTTGGCCTCGCAGCGATTCCTATTGGTGTGGAATACGGATGGATCACCCATGAAGAAGGGGAAGAACGTGTTATAAAAACGTTGGAAACCTTCGAGAACTTAGATAACTATTCGGGCTTCTTCTACCACTTCTTAAATAAAGCAACCGGAGAACGTGCCGGAACATCCGAAGTATCCGTAATTGATACAGCGTTGTTTATCGCTGGTGCGATTACCGCTGGTGAGTATTTTGGTGGAACAGCGAAAACCAAAGCCGATGGTTTATACGCTGAGATTGATTGGACCTGGTACATCGATCCTTCAAATGATCAGTTCTATATGGGCTATCGTCCTGAGAGTGGTTTTGCGGGACATTGGGATTTCTACGCGGAACAATTGATTCTCTATGTCTTAGGTGCAGGAACACCGACCGAAGAGTATCGTATCGACAAAACCGTATACGATGCGTTTATTCGTCACAATGAAAATTATGGCGACGGAGAGGTGTTTATCCACAGCTGGTTTGGAAGCTTGTTTACCTATCAGTTCAGTCATGCATTTGTGGACTTTCGTAATACCGAAGATGCCGATGGTGTGAACTGGTTTGAAAACAGTATTCATGCAACACTTGCCAATCGTAACTATGCCATTGATCATAACGATGAGTTCAGTACCTTTGGCGAAAATTCCTGGGGGATGACAGCTTCCGATGGACCAAGTGGTTACAGTGGAAAATATGGGGCTGCACCATCTGGATACAATAATGCCTCTCACTTAAATGATGGAACAATTCCACCCGCAGGTGCCTTAGGCAGTATCGTCTTTACTCCAGAAGAAACCATTGCAGCAATGAATTACTTCTATACCATCGAGGGATTAATTGGTGATTATGGATTCAAAGATGCCTATAATTTTGATATTGGCACGGAAGTGTGGATTGCTGAGGATAGTCTCGGTATCGATAAAGGTGTTACCGTATTGATGTTATCCAACTATCTCGACGAAACAACATGGACCTACTTCATGCAAAGTGAATATGTTCAAAACGGAATGGAACGAATTGAAATCACCCCGATTACAGCTGAGGAATAA
- a CDS encoding ABC transporter permease subunit, which translates to MKKSRISMKTRENLLGYGFISLWIIGFAVFTFYPIIYSFFLSLNFVSIPTSGIELEYVGFANYKQAFVVDRVMILALWEFIKDAMLMIVIINVFALIFALVLNTNLKGKGFFRTIFFLPVVIVSGPVMAELVGKGAIILPGIEQYQVIQIFSEIFGRQFGSIIVQVFNNLIYMFWFSGVQIIVYLVILQKMNKEIYEASEIDGASPWEQFWKVTLPFLKPIILINMIYTLVLLAGFADNNVIIIIKNYMFNFTDEFAGFGFSAALVWIYFGALALIVIFFFLLFFIRKPGKVKITLDRTYYAFDMMRYDVKKDWFHTNPKVQSVRKRLVGRKGTDGIVFRVFVYLLIISVGFTFLYPFIYLGLISLQSPQDVLNSSVGLIPSEIYLENYTKAFKTIGFWNALQESVTIALLPSLAQVFSTALIGYGLSRFNFKFKNIVIVLILFTFIIPAPVLMIPTYLMYRDLGILGDIGVFVYPALFGQGIRSTIFIMIFYQFFNMIPKVLDEAALVDGAGPLQVFFRIAIPLAVPSLIVVFLFSFVWYWNETYLTSLYMEDARTLPIQLSRFAASFREQFGNVDTNGAEFEDELNEAIYMAGTLVSVLPLLLLYFGLQRWFVEGVDRSGITGE; encoded by the coding sequence ATGAAAAAATCACGAATTTCAATGAAGACACGGGAGAACTTACTTGGGTATGGATTTATATCCCTATGGATTATTGGGTTTGCTGTGTTCACGTTCTACCCAATAATCTATTCGTTCTTCTTAAGTTTAAACTTTGTCAGTATTCCAACCTCTGGAATTGAACTGGAGTATGTTGGGTTTGCGAATTATAAGCAAGCATTTGTTGTCGACCGGGTGATGATTTTAGCCCTGTGGGAATTTATCAAAGATGCGATGTTGATGATTGTTATTATCAACGTGTTTGCTCTGATCTTTGCCCTGGTTTTAAATACCAATTTAAAAGGAAAAGGATTCTTCCGAACCATCTTCTTCCTACCGGTTGTTATTGTTAGTGGGCCGGTTATGGCGGAACTTGTTGGTAAAGGAGCGATCATCTTACCAGGAATTGAACAGTATCAAGTTATTCAAATCTTTAGTGAGATTTTCGGTCGTCAATTTGGTTCGATTATCGTCCAAGTGTTTAATAATTTAATTTACATGTTCTGGTTCTCCGGAGTTCAGATTATTGTTTACTTAGTAATCTTGCAGAAAATGAATAAAGAGATCTACGAAGCCAGTGAGATTGACGGAGCGAGTCCATGGGAACAATTCTGGAAAGTAACGCTTCCGTTCTTAAAACCGATTATCTTAATCAATATGATTTATACGCTTGTACTACTTGCCGGTTTTGCCGATAATAACGTGATTATCATTATCAAGAATTACATGTTTAATTTCACCGATGAGTTTGCTGGATTTGGATTTAGTGCTGCTCTTGTGTGGATCTATTTCGGAGCACTCGCACTGATTGTTATCTTCTTCTTCCTGTTGTTCTTTATTCGTAAACCAGGAAAAGTCAAAATCACGTTGGACCGGACATACTATGCGTTTGATATGATGCGTTATGACGTAAAAAAAGACTGGTTCCATACCAATCCGAAAGTACAGTCGGTGAGAAAACGACTGGTTGGACGGAAAGGAACGGATGGCATTGTCTTTCGGGTGTTTGTCTATCTCTTGATTATCTCCGTAGGATTCACATTCCTCTATCCGTTTATCTATCTCGGATTAATCAGTCTCCAGTCCCCACAAGATGTCCTCAATAGCAGTGTTGGATTAATTCCTTCCGAAATCTATTTAGAAAACTACACGAAAGCATTTAAAACGATTGGGTTCTGGAATGCATTGCAGGAGTCGGTCACAATTGCCTTGTTACCATCTCTAGCTCAAGTATTTTCAACCGCATTGATTGGGTATGGACTAAGTCGATTCAACTTTAAATTTAAAAATATTGTCATTGTCTTAATTCTGTTTACTTTTATCATTCCGGCACCTGTCCTAATGATTCCAACGTACTTGATGTATCGTGATCTCGGAATCTTAGGCGACATAGGTGTATTTGTCTACCCTGCGTTATTTGGACAAGGAATTCGATCGACGATCTTTATTATGATTTTCTATCAATTCTTCAACATGATTCCAAAAGTTCTTGATGAGGCTGCGTTGGTGGATGGAGCTGGACCGTTACAAGTGTTCTTCCGGATTGCGATTCCACTAGCTGTTCCATCGTTGATTGTCGTCTTCTTGTTTAGTTTTGTGTGGTACTGGAATGAAACGTACCTAACAAGTTTATACATGGAAGATGCACGAACCTTGCCGATTCAATTAAGTCGATTTGCGGCGAGTTTCCGAGAGCAGTTCGGTAATGTGGATACCAATGGTGCCGAATTTGAAGATGAACTAAATGAAGCGATATACATGGCGGGTACACTGGTTAGTGTCCTCCCATTACTACTACTATATTTCGGATTACAACGTTGGTTTGTTGAAGGCGTCGACCGTTCCGGAATTACAGGAGAATAA
- a CDS encoding DUF5696 domain-containing protein: MIRQRMVTLIAFGMVVLLFFANSVEAAADDPYTFLEQGTTLIDSNLFTQLEDYTPYEQGVVNMDDFDMVLDNNNYEMYLNPDGLAVRFVDKDTGFVWASDVINIDDYELSGSWRRRILSSIYIDYIDEENRPQGTSLLHRRSSENPEVDYTISGNTIHFEVDFEEEEFYLEYSIELFEDGFDVFMDTEKVDEYGVNKITKITFFEFLGSSYEDDIPGYMFVPSGNGALIRFTESSPVNSTYVARYYSQDKYREISSHDTMLNYPLFGSVYGVNENGFLAIIEEGSEYTQYNYKPPTFQAEFHLASAIFLLRENYIQNVSGGNSVTIYEKDIKDYNPHVSFHFLKEDQANYVGMANVFKDYLIEESILTTRTSGEPSIHIDVLAKEYEQGLLFKNNYIMTSTNALLDINKDLVSNGVDNIVYSMRGYNKGGYSDRSFDNYAFDRQVGRASDLKNLDVLFYYDPTVHYTDSSVVPRHTLQLINMTPAQVGIQRGEYFQYYVDIDAFREEFPKAMDRLNEYGGVLLDGISNNINTKEGMSRKEVIALYDELVFKPMPQIRPNYYMWDNTSLYFQSALYHNRSRFFTDSVPFEQIILSGYMPMYSQYLNFSPNINIDLLRLIDFGVYPAFLITDQPSHLLSKTMSSELYATYYGNLNNYIYATYDKISDAFMYTAGEEIVGREVLAQGVVKVTYSNDVVIYVNYSNDDYTTGNQVTIEALDYKVER; this comes from the coding sequence ATGATTCGACAACGTATGGTTACATTGATCGCGTTTGGTATGGTTGTATTATTGTTCTTCGCGAACTCTGTTGAAGCGGCTGCGGATGATCCGTACACATTCTTAGAGCAGGGAACAACCCTGATTGATTCGAACTTATTTACCCAATTGGAAGATTATACCCCGTATGAACAAGGTGTTGTCAACATGGATGATTTTGACATGGTATTGGACAACAACAATTATGAAATGTACTTAAATCCTGATGGACTTGCGGTACGATTCGTTGATAAAGATACCGGGTTTGTCTGGGCGTCCGACGTTATCAATATTGATGATTATGAACTATCTGGTTCCTGGCGTCGGCGTATATTAAGTAGTATTTATATTGATTACATCGATGAGGAAAACCGTCCTCAAGGGACTTCGTTACTTCATCGTCGTAGTAGTGAAAACCCGGAAGTGGATTATACCATTTCGGGAAACACGATTCACTTTGAAGTGGATTTTGAAGAAGAAGAATTCTATCTCGAGTATTCCATCGAGTTGTTTGAGGATGGATTTGACGTCTTTATGGATACAGAAAAGGTGGATGAATATGGCGTTAATAAAATCACTAAAATTACCTTCTTTGAATTCTTAGGTAGTTCTTATGAAGATGATATTCCGGGATATATGTTTGTCCCATCGGGGAATGGAGCATTGATTCGTTTTACCGAATCGTCCCCAGTAAACAGTACGTATGTGGCGCGGTATTATTCACAAGATAAATACCGTGAGATTTCATCTCATGATACCATGTTGAACTATCCACTATTTGGTAGTGTCTATGGCGTTAATGAGAATGGCTTTTTAGCAATCATTGAAGAGGGTAGTGAATATACTCAGTATAACTACAAACCACCAACGTTCCAAGCGGAATTCCATTTGGCTTCGGCGATCTTCTTACTGCGTGAAAACTATATACAAAACGTTAGTGGTGGGAATAGTGTCACCATATATGAGAAGGATATCAAAGATTACAATCCACATGTATCATTCCATTTCTTGAAAGAAGATCAAGCGAATTATGTGGGTATGGCCAATGTCTTTAAAGATTATCTTATCGAAGAAAGTATTTTAACAACAAGAACCAGTGGTGAACCATCGATTCATATCGATGTGTTAGCCAAAGAATATGAACAAGGTTTATTGTTTAAAAACAACTATATTATGACCTCGACGAATGCTTTATTAGATATAAACAAAGACCTTGTTAGTAATGGTGTTGACAATATTGTGTACTCCATGCGTGGCTACAACAAGGGTGGATACAGCGATCGTTCATTTGATAATTATGCCTTTGATCGTCAAGTTGGACGAGCATCAGATTTGAAAAATCTTGATGTCCTCTTCTACTACGATCCAACGGTACATTATACCGATAGTTCGGTAGTTCCTAGACATACCCTACAACTAATCAATATGACACCTGCACAAGTCGGTATTCAACGGGGAGAGTACTTCCAATACTATGTCGATATTGATGCGTTTCGTGAGGAATTCCCAAAAGCAATGGATCGCTTGAATGAGTATGGTGGAGTATTACTTGATGGTATTTCCAATAACATCAATACCAAAGAAGGGATGTCTCGGAAAGAGGTTATTGCCTTATACGATGAGTTGGTCTTTAAACCGATGCCACAAATACGACCCAATTACTACATGTGGGACAATACGTCGCTGTATTTCCAAAGTGCACTGTATCACAACCGGAGTCGTTTCTTTACCGATAGTGTTCCGTTTGAACAAATCATCTTGAGTGGGTATATGCCGATGTATTCCCAATATCTTAATTTCAGTCCAAACATTAATATCGATTTATTACGATTGATTGATTTTGGTGTTTATCCTGCGTTCTTAATTACCGATCAACCGAGTCACTTACTATCGAAAACGATGAGTAGTGAGTTATATGCGACCTACTATGGGAACTTGAACAACTACATCTATGCAACCTACGACAAGATTAGTGATGCGTTCATGTATACCGCTGGTGAAGAGATTGTCGGTCGTGAAGTACTGGCTCAAGGGGTTGTGAAAGTAACCTATAGCAATGATGTCGTCATTTACGTGAACTATTCAAACGATGACTATACCACCGGTAATCAGGTGACGATTGAAGCACTTGATTACAAGGTTGAAAGGTGA
- a CDS encoding carbohydrate ABC transporter permease produces the protein MSVGTNFNPRRFHKSQLKFYLFLGPFAVFMALPIVYIFSTAFKPIDELFAFPPRFFVRRPTIENFRDIFSFVEYGLPVARYFMNSVIVTLFVVGLSVLLSTMAGYVLSKKTFKGQKFIFEVNKIALMFVAVAVTIPRFLVISNIGIIDTMAAHVLPMIAIPVGLFLVKQFIDQVPDELIDAAKVDGAGDVYILSKIVFPLVRPAVATIAILSFQATWNNTVTSTIYVNDELKQTFAFYMSTLTNISNSVAAAGLGAAATLIMFVPNLVIFMFLQSKVMNTMAHSGLK, from the coding sequence ATGTCTGTAGGAACCAACTTTAATCCTCGTAGATTTCATAAATCACAGTTAAAATTCTATTTATTCTTAGGTCCATTTGCCGTCTTTATGGCACTACCGATTGTGTACATCTTCTCGACTGCATTTAAACCAATTGATGAACTATTCGCATTCCCACCACGGTTCTTTGTTCGTCGTCCGACCATTGAGAACTTCCGGGATATCTTTAGTTTTGTCGAATATGGATTACCAGTTGCCCGGTACTTCATGAACAGTGTCATCGTGACGTTGTTCGTTGTGGGACTAAGTGTTTTACTGAGTACCATGGCAGGATACGTATTATCCAAGAAAACATTTAAGGGACAGAAGTTTATTTTTGAAGTAAACAAAATTGCCTTAATGTTTGTTGCTGTTGCCGTTACGATTCCACGTTTCTTAGTCATAAGTAATATTGGAATTATTGATACAATGGCTGCCCATGTGTTGCCGATGATTGCGATTCCGGTTGGGTTGTTCTTGGTAAAACAGTTTATTGATCAAGTACCGGATGAACTGATTGATGCCGCCAAAGTCGATGGTGCTGGAGACGTATACATCCTATCAAAAATCGTTTTCCCACTGGTTCGTCCTGCGGTTGCGACAATTGCGATACTCAGTTTCCAAGCAACGTGGAATAATACCGTTACATCTACGATTTACGTTAATGATGAATTAAAACAAACGTTTGCCTTTTACATGTCAACACTCACCAACATTAGCAATAGTGTTGCTGCTGCGGGATTAGGTGCTGCCGCAACGTTGATTATGTTTGTCCCGAACCTTGTGATTTTCATGTTCTTGCAAAGTAAAGTCATGAACACAATGGCTCATTCAGGTCTGAAATAA
- a CDS encoding carbohydrate ABC transporter permease: MSTKIINFVEKNDRSTYIFVAPYVILFTTFIVIPVFLAIILSFTYFNGIQFPTWNGINNYIYILTEDEIFMKTVLPNTLLFSVIVGPGGYILSFVLAWMLSQITHRARTVLALIIYSPSMTAGIAMSVVWKIMFSGDERGFINSMLLQLNLINEPVQFLQSPEYLMTIMIIVSLWSSMGVGFLAILAGLLSVNKELYEAAYIDGMKSRLQEIFYITIPSIKKQMMFGAVMSIVGTFSAGAIGVALSGANPTPQNAGQLILNHIEDYGLMRSEMGVSAALSVILLGIIFFFSSVFKRLLKEDE, encoded by the coding sequence ATGTCGACAAAGATTATCAATTTTGTCGAGAAAAACGACCGTTCAACTTACATCTTTGTTGCTCCTTATGTCATCTTGTTTACGACGTTTATCGTCATTCCCGTATTTCTAGCAATTATATTAAGTTTTACCTATTTCAATGGGATTCAGTTCCCGACATGGAATGGGATTAATAACTATATTTATATCCTAACCGAAGATGAAATCTTCATGAAAACCGTCTTACCAAACACATTACTATTTAGTGTGATTGTCGGACCTGGTGGATACATCTTGTCGTTTGTTTTAGCGTGGATGCTTAGTCAAATTACGCACCGAGCACGAACCGTTCTCGCATTGATTATTTACTCACCGTCGATGACCGCCGGTATTGCGATGAGCGTTGTGTGGAAAATCATGTTCAGTGGTGATGAACGTGGATTTATCAATTCGATGTTACTCCAACTAAATCTAATAAACGAACCCGTCCAGTTCTTACAATCTCCAGAATACTTGATGACGATTATGATTATTGTATCGTTATGGAGTAGTATGGGGGTTGGATTCTTGGCGATTTTGGCAGGGTTATTATCCGTTAATAAAGAACTGTATGAAGCGGCCTATATTGATGGAATGAAAAGCCGCCTTCAAGAGATTTTCTACATTACGATTCCATCGATAAAAAAACAAATGATGTTTGGTGCCGTTATGAGTATTGTTGGTACCTTTAGTGCGGGAGCGATTGGGGTGGCCCTTAGCGGGGCGAACCCGACACCACAGAACGCTGGACAATTGATTCTAAACCATATTGAGGATTATGGTTTAATGCGTTCGGAGATGGGTGTTTCTGCAGCTTTATCCGTCATCTTACTCGGAATAATTTTCTTCTTCTCGAGCGTCTTTAAACGACTGCTCAAGGAAGATGAGTAG
- a CDS encoding extracellular solute-binding protein, whose protein sequence is MNANITRKVMIITISSFLTIFALVFIISTFINVNNDSMRGNEFYPSYPLFNEVSQPENTITLNVEDYFDNNGVTEAGDNKGYEGAVYRWDTDNEDFTYEADIPSDGLYYIALDYLSLTDSVKSIDLSISVNGEYINEDAENIRLFSTWASESTDDVFDRYHNEVLSPQINEDIWQTVYLRDQLFLDAEPLVFELDAGLQDITIEKGSGDILLGDVHIVPMFDLQTYDEYSANHTGVMTSEELLFVEAENYTYKNDVSILPSIEKSPSVTPFYVEQNYLNTIGASFMDPGQQITYGFTVENTGYYNITLKYTNDTFTNRASFRTVYIDGVIPFQELQDYKFDYTTSWQQETLGNGDPFHIYLEEGIHYMTLEASAGLYADAYNDMLRIIDEISDYALQIKRLTGGDTDTNREWNIEEFLPQTTELLQSWRSDIVAMEDALDTLKTVNRKSTQLHKQHEIVLQKLDELLKDVDEIPHNLTLLNEGSNSISQVLSLMATDMITQPLQLDALYIHSEDTKLPKEQANFLVEWIASMQVYRESANIEVDDEYDIDVWVNRSRYYINMMQQMTDTYFTPETGIKVRYSVMPNEGKLILANAANTQPDLALGVSGWLPYELGLRGAAADMRQFDEFYEVIDNFMPGSMLHMIHDNKVYGLPETQDFMVTFYREDIFNTLGLEVPETYDEIIEILPTLQRYGMNYYLPLSAESALKGFAATSPFIYQYGATYYTPDGFAANIDTPEALQGIEMMIDLYTVYSLPLQTPNFYNHFREGLLPIGVANFNTYVQLLFAAPEIANKWDIALAPGVLQEDGITIRRDTTGTAQSSIIFEKSEKQEEAWELLKWWMSTEIQTKFTNDLLITFGDGFLWNSANINALAELPLDEDHLNIILEQLTHIHEVPKIPGGYKMERELSNVWNTVVFDGVDIRSAIDDAIILINRELERKYAEFGYMDEDGNVLNEYIIPTIDDVKAWQEREE, encoded by the coding sequence ATGAATGCAAATATTACACGGAAAGTAATGATTATAACGATCTCATCTTTTCTCACGATATTTGCTCTGGTATTCATAATATCAACATTTATAAATGTGAATAATGATAGTATGAGGGGTAATGAATTTTACCCCTCATATCCTTTATTTAACGAAGTTTCACAACCTGAAAACACCATTACACTGAACGTTGAAGATTACTTTGATAATAATGGTGTGACTGAAGCTGGGGACAATAAAGGTTATGAAGGAGCAGTGTATCGTTGGGATACCGATAACGAAGATTTTACCTATGAAGCAGACATTCCAAGTGATGGATTGTACTACATTGCTCTGGATTATTTAAGCTTAACCGATAGTGTAAAATCAATTGATTTATCCATTTCAGTAAACGGAGAGTACATCAATGAAGATGCGGAGAATATTCGCCTTTTTTCAACTTGGGCGAGTGAATCGACTGATGATGTATTCGATCGCTACCATAATGAAGTATTGAGTCCCCAGATCAATGAAGACATTTGGCAGACCGTTTATTTACGTGATCAGTTGTTCTTAGATGCCGAACCATTAGTCTTTGAACTGGACGCTGGTCTCCAAGATATTACCATTGAAAAAGGCAGTGGCGACATCCTTTTAGGAGATGTCCACATCGTGCCGATGTTTGATCTTCAAACATATGACGAATATAGTGCAAACCACACAGGTGTTATGACGAGTGAGGAGTTGCTCTTTGTTGAGGCTGAAAACTATACGTATAAAAACGACGTATCGATTTTACCCAGCATTGAGAAATCACCGTCCGTTACACCTTTTTATGTGGAACAAAACTATTTAAACACCATAGGAGCTTCCTTTATGGATCCTGGACAACAAATTACCTATGGCTTTACGGTTGAAAATACTGGTTATTACAACATAACCTTAAAATATACCAATGACACCTTTACCAATCGAGCAAGCTTCCGAACAGTCTATATCGACGGTGTCATTCCATTTCAAGAATTACAAGATTATAAATTCGATTACACTACTTCTTGGCAACAAGAAACCCTTGGTAATGGCGATCCCTTCCATATCTATCTCGAAGAAGGGATCCACTATATGACCTTAGAGGCATCCGCCGGACTCTACGCCGATGCCTATAACGATATGCTTCGAATCATTGATGAAATCAGTGATTATGCATTGCAAATAAAACGATTAACTGGTGGCGATACCGACACGAATCGTGAATGGAATATCGAGGAGTTTCTTCCGCAAACAACCGAACTACTGCAATCTTGGCGCAGTGATATTGTGGCGATGGAAGATGCATTAGATACGCTTAAAACAGTGAACCGCAAATCAACACAACTCCACAAACAACATGAAATTGTCTTACAGAAATTAGATGAGTTGTTGAAAGATGTGGATGAAATTCCCCATAATTTAACATTATTAAATGAAGGGTCGAACTCGATTTCACAAGTCCTTTCATTAATGGCAACGGACATGATTACTCAACCGCTCCAACTCGATGCCCTCTACATTCATTCTGAGGATACGAAATTACCGAAAGAACAGGCAAATTTCCTTGTTGAATGGATTGCGAGTATGCAAGTGTATCGGGAAAGTGCGAATATTGAAGTCGATGACGAATACGATATTGATGTATGGGTAAACCGTTCACGGTACTACATCAATATGATGCAACAAATGACGGATACGTACTTTACACCGGAAACCGGAATTAAAGTACGATATAGTGTTATGCCAAATGAAGGGAAACTAATATTGGCTAACGCGGCCAATACCCAACCCGACTTAGCCCTTGGGGTAAGTGGATGGTTACCGTATGAACTTGGACTACGTGGCGCAGCCGCCGATATGCGACAGTTTGATGAATTCTATGAAGTCATCGATAACTTCATGCCCGGTAGTATGCTTCATATGATTCATGATAACAAGGTGTATGGTCTTCCTGAAACCCAAGACTTTATGGTGACGTTCTATCGTGAAGACATTTTTAACACCCTTGGTCTTGAAGTGCCTGAGACGTATGATGAAATCATAGAAATCCTACCAACCTTACAACGCTACGGTATGAACTACTACTTACCGCTTTCTGCGGAAAGTGCCCTAAAAGGATTTGCCGCAACATCTCCATTCATTTATCAATATGGTGCAACGTATTATACACCGGATGGATTTGCCGCAAATATTGATACCCCTGAAGCGTTACAAGGAATTGAAATGATGATTGATTTATATACGGTATACAGTTTACCGTTGCAAACACCGAACTTCTACAATCACTTCCGTGAAGGATTGCTTCCAATTGGTGTCGCCAATTTCAATACGTATGTACAGTTATTGTTTGCCGCTCCTGAAATTGCGAATAAGTGGGATATTGCTTTGGCACCTGGAGTATTACAAGAGGATGGGATTACCATCCGTCGTGATACGACAGGTACAGCACAATCGAGTATCATCTTTGAAAAGAGTGAGAAACAAGAGGAAGCGTGGGAACTTCTCAAATGGTGGATGTCGACGGAGATTCAAACCAAGTTCACCAACGATCTCTTAATCACCTTTGGCGATGGCTTCTTGTGGAATAGTGCTAATATCAATGCCTTGGCAGAACTACCACTGGATGAAGATCACTTAAATATTATCCTCGAACAACTTACACATATCCACGAAGTGCCGAAGATTCCTGGTGGATACAAAATGGAACGGGAGTTGTCGAATGTCTGGAATACCGTCGTCTTCGATGGAGTCGATATCCGGAGCGCGATTGATGATGCGATCATCCTAATCAATCGTGAACTCGAACGTAAATATGCTGAATTTGGCTATATGGATGAGGATGGAAATGTGCTAAACGAGTACATTATTCCAACCATTGACGATGTCAAAGCATGGCAAGAAAGAGAGGAGTGA